One genomic segment of Paenibacillus xylanexedens includes these proteins:
- a CDS encoding NupC/NupG family nucleoside CNT transporter translates to MKFLIAIIGLLVVFGLAYLASNGKKQIRYRPLAIMIVLQVILAYALLNTGVGTFLIGGFATVFKSLLDYANEGIAFVFGGLTTVGAESGGAPFFLSVLMPIVVISALIGILQYIRILPFVIKYIGLVLSKINGMGRLESYNAVASAVLGQSEVFISVKKQIGLLPKHRLYTLCASAMSTVSMSIVGAYMTMIEPKYVVTALVLNLFGGFIIASIVNPYEVTEEEDILEVQEEEKQSFFEMLGEYILDGFKVAIIVAAMLIGFVALIALVNGIFSAVLGISFQELLGYVFAPFAFIMGVPWKEAIQAGSIMATKMVSNEFVAMLNLKETAMSARTTGIVSVFLVSFANFSSIGIIAGAVKGLHEKQGNVVARFGLKLLYGASLVSVLSAIITGLFL, encoded by the coding sequence ATGAAATTTCTAATTGCCATTATCGGCTTACTCGTTGTTTTTGGACTGGCTTATCTCGCAAGCAACGGCAAAAAGCAGATTCGTTACCGGCCGCTGGCTATCATGATTGTTTTGCAAGTTATACTAGCTTATGCTCTGTTGAATACAGGAGTGGGTACTTTTTTAATTGGCGGTTTCGCGACCGTATTTAAAAGTTTACTCGACTATGCGAATGAAGGTATCGCATTTGTATTTGGGGGTTTAACTACCGTAGGTGCAGAGAGCGGGGGGGCGCCGTTCTTCCTCAGCGTATTGATGCCGATTGTTGTCATCTCGGCACTCATTGGGATATTGCAGTATATCCGAATCTTGCCTTTTGTTATAAAATATATTGGTCTGGTATTAAGCAAAATCAACGGAATGGGCAGACTGGAATCATATAACGCGGTTGCTTCGGCTGTATTGGGGCAATCTGAAGTGTTCATTTCTGTGAAAAAACAAATTGGGTTGTTGCCAAAACATCGGCTGTACACCTTGTGTGCTTCGGCGATGTCCACGGTATCGATGTCGATTGTTGGTGCTTATATGACCATGATCGAGCCGAAATATGTGGTTACAGCTCTTGTACTGAACCTGTTTGGCGGTTTTATCATTGCTTCTATTGTGAATCCTTATGAGGTTACAGAGGAAGAAGATATATTGGAAGTACAGGAAGAGGAGAAACAGTCCTTCTTCGAAATGCTCGGCGAATACATCCTGGATGGATTCAAAGTTGCTATCATCGTAGCTGCGATGTTAATCGGTTTTGTTGCCTTGATCGCACTTGTTAACGGAATTTTCAGCGCGGTGCTTGGCATTTCGTTCCAGGAGCTACTTGGTTATGTGTTTGCACCATTTGCCTTCATCATGGGTGTTCCATGGAAAGAAGCGATTCAGGCAGGAAGTATTATGGCAACCAAAATGGTATCCAACGAATTCGTAGCTATGCTTAATTTGAAGGAGACAGCAATGTCTGCCAGAACAACGGGTATCGTATCTGTCTTCCTCGTGTCGTTCGCCAACTTCTCCTCCATCGGTATCATTGCTGGTGCGGTGAAGGGACTCCATGAGAAGCAAGGTAATGTGGTCGCCCGCTTCGGTCTGAAACTGCTTTACGGTGCTTCGCTTGTCAGCGTGCTGTCAGCGATCATTACTGGACTGTTCTTGTAA
- the deoC gene encoding deoxyribose-phosphate aldolase, whose protein sequence is MIDHTLLRADATQSEMAKLTEEAKQYQFASVCVNPGWVAYAAEQLQGTGVDICTVIGFPLGASTSETKAFETKDAIAKGATEVDTVINISALKDGKDDYVEQDIRVVVEAAAGKALVKVIIEACLLTDEEKVRACQAAVRAGADFVKTSTGFSTGGATPEDIALMRRTVGPDVGVKASGGVRSLEDMQKMIEAGATRIGASSGVKIMQGGQSTSSY, encoded by the coding sequence ATGATCGACCATACGTTGCTTCGTGCGGACGCAACGCAAAGTGAAATGGCCAAGTTAACCGAAGAAGCGAAGCAATACCAGTTTGCTTCCGTATGTGTTAATCCAGGCTGGGTTGCTTATGCTGCTGAGCAGTTGCAGGGTACTGGCGTAGATATCTGCACCGTTATTGGTTTCCCTCTGGGAGCATCTACATCGGAGACAAAAGCTTTCGAAACGAAAGATGCGATTGCTAAAGGTGCAACTGAAGTCGATACGGTCATCAACATCAGTGCTTTGAAAGATGGCAAAGATGATTACGTTGAACAAGATATTCGTGTTGTCGTTGAAGCGGCTGCGGGTAAAGCTTTGGTGAAAGTTATTATTGAAGCTTGTCTGTTGACGGATGAAGAGAAAGTACGTGCTTGTCAGGCAGCTGTGCGAGCTGGAGCTGATTTTGTAAAAACTTCTACAGGTTTCTCCACAGGTGGAGCAACGCCAGAAGATATCGCTTTGATGCGTCGTACTGTAGGTCCTGATGTTGGCGTTAAAGCTTCCGGTGGCGTACGTAGCCTGGAAGATATGCAAAAAATGATCGAAGCGGGTGCAACTCGTATCGGTGCAAGTTCTGGCGTGAAGATCATGCAGGGTGGTCAGTCTACATCTTCATATTAA
- the deoB gene encoding phosphopentomutase: protein MSTFKRVHLIVMDSVGIGEAPDAAEFDDFDVDTFGHIARERGGLKMPHMASLGLSNIKEIEGVPVADAPKAYYTKMQEASRGKDTMTGHWELMGLYIDTPFRVFENGFPDELIQRIEEKTGRKVIGNKPASGTEILDELGAEHVETGALIVYTSADSVLQIAAHEDVVPLKELYEICEFCREITLEDPYMLGRIIARPFVGEAGNWKRTANRHDYALKPFGRTVMNELQDGGFDVIALGKIADIYDGEGVTKAVRTVSNMDGMDKLSETMDEEFTGLSFLNLVDFDALYGHRRDPQGYAQALEDYDARLPEIFAKMTNDDLLLITADHGNDPTYRGTDHTREYVPLLAYSPRFSEGKKLDLRSTFADLGATVAENFGVKMPEYGTSFLKDLK from the coding sequence ATGTCAACATTCAAAAGAGTACATCTGATCGTTATGGATTCTGTAGGGATCGGCGAAGCGCCGGATGCAGCAGAATTTGATGATTTTGATGTAGATACCTTTGGTCACATTGCACGTGAACGCGGAGGTCTGAAAATGCCTCACATGGCCAGTCTCGGACTGTCCAACATCAAAGAAATTGAGGGTGTCCCTGTAGCGGATGCACCTAAAGCGTATTACACCAAGATGCAGGAAGCATCCAGAGGCAAAGACACAATGACAGGTCACTGGGAGCTGATGGGTCTTTACATTGATACACCTTTCCGTGTGTTCGAGAATGGTTTTCCCGATGAGTTGATTCAGCGCATTGAAGAGAAAACGGGCCGCAAAGTAATTGGTAACAAACCGGCCAGCGGCACGGAAATTCTGGATGAGCTGGGTGCAGAGCATGTTGAAACTGGCGCGCTCATCGTTTATACATCCGCCGATTCGGTTCTGCAAATTGCAGCACATGAGGACGTTGTTCCACTGAAAGAACTGTATGAGATCTGTGAGTTCTGTCGTGAAATTACACTTGAAGATCCATATATGCTCGGCCGCATTATTGCACGTCCATTTGTAGGTGAAGCGGGTAACTGGAAACGTACTGCGAATCGTCATGACTATGCGCTCAAACCTTTTGGTCGTACTGTTATGAATGAACTGCAAGATGGCGGATTTGATGTGATTGCTTTGGGTAAAATCGCAGATATCTATGATGGCGAAGGTGTAACAAAGGCTGTTCGTACCGTCTCTAACATGGATGGCATGGACAAGTTGTCTGAAACAATGGATGAAGAGTTCACTGGACTCAGCTTCCTGAACCTGGTTGATTTTGATGCCCTGTACGGTCACCGTCGTGATCCGCAAGGTTATGCTCAGGCGCTTGAGGACTATGATGCACGGCTGCCAGAGATTTTTGCCAAAATGACCAATGATGATCTGCTGCTGATCACAGCTGACCATGGTAACGATCCAACATACCGCGGTACAGACCATACACGTGAATATGTACCACTGCTTGCCTATTCTCCGCGCTTCAGCGAGGGCAAAAAGCTTGATCTGCGCAGCACATTTGCTGACCTTGGCGCAACCGTAGCAGAGAACTTTGGAGTGAAAATGCCGGAATACGGCACCAGCTTCCTGAAGGATTTGAAATAA